A single genomic interval of Gallaecimonas xiamenensis 3-C-1 harbors:
- a CDS encoding DUF2164 domain-containing protein, whose amino-acid sequence MAKIEFNNAEKDEIVRAIQRYFDTELDQELGQFDAEFLLDFFAEKIGPRFYNQALSDARLVVEQRLEGISDGFYELEKPLPR is encoded by the coding sequence ATGGCCAAGATTGAATTCAACAACGCCGAAAAGGACGAGATAGTCAGGGCGATACAGCGCTACTTCGACACCGAGCTGGACCAGGAATTGGGCCAGTTTGACGCCGAGTTCCTGCTGGATTTCTTTGCCGAAAAGATAGGGCCGCGCTTTTACAACCAGGCCTTGAGCGACGCCCGCCTGGTGGTGGAACAGCGCTTGGAAGGGATATCGGACGGCTTTTACGAACTGGAAAAGCCCCTGCCCAGATAA
- a CDS encoding glutaredoxin family protein has product MKVVIRLFFIVLRRLLMPFMLLYAALSKPKAITRDPARQAEVDQACGQLTLFQFNTCPFCIKVKKEVHRLALPITLANVQRDQEARQTLIAGGGKGQVPCLRITGDDGQVQWLYESGDINAYLQARFAP; this is encoded by the coding sequence ATGAAAGTCGTTATCCGTTTGTTTTTTATCGTTCTTCGCCGTCTCTTGATGCCTTTTATGCTGCTCTACGCCGCTTTGTCCAAACCCAAGGCCATCACCAGGGACCCGGCCCGCCAGGCCGAAGTGGACCAGGCTTGCGGCCAGCTGACCCTCTTTCAGTTCAATACCTGCCCTTTTTGCATCAAGGTGAAAAAGGAAGTCCACCGCCTGGCCCTGCCCATCACCCTGGCCAATGTGCAGCGCGATCAGGAGGCCCGCCAGACCCTGATTGCAGGGGGCGGCAAGGGGCAGGTACCTTGCCTGCGCATCACCGGCGACGACGGCCAGGTGCAATGGCTCTATGAGTCCGGCGATATCAACGCCTATCTGCAGGCGCGTTTCGCTCCCTGA
- a CDS encoding acyltransferase family protein → MEQSERRYDIDALRVLAFGLLILYHIGMYYVADWDWHIKSDRTSVALQDGMILSNLWRMSLLFFISGMALALVQHKYRPGQLLALRARRLLVPLLLGMVVICAPQMYWQLVWQQGYDQSFWAFWPQYLNPGTSLYPNQQSAIGLLTWNHLWYLPYLFCYSLVLLALARPLRWLAARPLAQKLGLWPALMLACAALMGIWLWLRADFPSTHALLDDWYNHGKYLLVMVLGYFFVCQRRLWDATIAKRWWLLMLALLAYGVIIAERHGAFAGVDGDALWVRLVWGAVLSLNHWCWLLAVLGFGGRWLNRPWPWLNYANEAVLPWYMLHQTLIILAAVYLHGLALPLWLEVPALLGLTLAGCALGFEIVRRVALLRWLFGLKAKAAATPRPLQARQNSY, encoded by the coding sequence ATGGAGCAATCTGAACGTCGTTACGATATTGACGCCCTGAGGGTATTGGCCTTCGGGCTTTTGATCCTCTACCACATCGGCATGTACTACGTGGCCGACTGGGACTGGCACATCAAGAGTGACAGGACCTCGGTGGCCCTGCAGGACGGGATGATCCTGTCCAACCTGTGGCGGATGTCCCTGCTGTTTTTCATCAGCGGCATGGCCCTGGCCCTGGTGCAGCACAAGTACCGCCCCGGCCAGTTGCTGGCCTTGCGGGCTCGGCGGTTGCTGGTGCCGTTGCTGTTGGGCATGGTGGTGATCTGCGCTCCCCAGATGTATTGGCAACTGGTTTGGCAGCAGGGCTACGACCAGAGCTTCTGGGCCTTCTGGCCCCAGTACCTGAACCCCGGCACCTCGCTTTATCCCAATCAACAGAGCGCCATAGGCCTGCTGACCTGGAACCATCTTTGGTATCTGCCTTACCTGTTCTGCTACAGCCTGGTGCTGTTGGCCCTGGCCAGGCCCCTGCGCTGGCTGGCCGCCCGCCCCTTGGCCCAGAAGCTGGGGCTGTGGCCGGCGCTGATGCTGGCCTGTGCCGCGCTGATGGGGATCTGGCTCTGGCTGAGGGCCGACTTTCCCAGCACCCATGCCTTGCTGGACGACTGGTATAACCATGGCAAGTACCTGCTGGTGATGGTGCTTGGCTACTTTTTTGTCTGCCAGCGGCGGCTGTGGGACGCCACCATCGCCAAGCGCTGGTGGCTTTTGATGCTGGCGCTGCTGGCCTATGGGGTAATCATTGCCGAGCGCCATGGCGCCTTCGCGGGCGTCGATGGCGATGCGCTCTGGGTCAGGCTGGTCTGGGGGGCGGTGCTCAGCCTCAACCACTGGTGCTGGCTGCTGGCGGTGCTGGGCTTTGGTGGCCGCTGGCTCAACCGACCCTGGCCTTGGCTCAATTACGCCAACGAGGCGGTGCTGCCCTGGTACATGCTGCACCAGACCCTGATCATCCTGGCGGCGGTCTATCTCCATGGCCTGGCCCTGCCGTTGTGGCTGGAGGTGCCGGCGCTGCTGGGACTGACCCTGGCGGGCTGCGCCCTTGGCTTTGAGATAGTGCGCCGCGTCGCCCTGCTGCGCTGGCTGTTCGGCCTCAAGGCCAAGGCCGCTGCTACGCCCCGGCCTTTGCAGGCGCGGCAGAACAGTTACTGA
- a CDS encoding LytR/AlgR family response regulator transcription factor, with the protein MGQRGFAAFERHRRLYLWLGIGLYLLVGNSINATSVWMEAGRHGPAQIALWEPFCWEYTSLVATLMVLPLLFFMARRHPPRLERLGALLLVHLAASLVFSLAHVGLMVAFRKGIYSLAGGHYDFGDWPRELLYEYRKDAWGYLCWYLAYQLFDAIYRRLKGEAALIADAAPEDRAADALPQHLLVRKLDKEYLVKVADIQWMEAAGNYVNLHSQGRIYPLRATLGKLLAQLAPAGFSRVHRSFAVNHKAIDHIRYQPSGDGEITLKGGQVLNLSRRYKDDFKASLGQA; encoded by the coding sequence ATGGGACAAAGGGGATTTGCCGCCTTCGAACGGCACCGGCGCCTGTATCTTTGGCTGGGGATCGGCCTCTACCTGCTGGTGGGCAACAGCATCAACGCCACCAGTGTCTGGATGGAAGCGGGCCGCCACGGGCCGGCCCAAATCGCCCTCTGGGAACCCTTCTGCTGGGAATACACCAGCCTGGTGGCCACCCTGATGGTGCTGCCCCTGCTGTTTTTCATGGCCCGCCGCCATCCTCCCAGGCTGGAACGGCTGGGCGCCCTGCTGCTGGTCCACCTGGCCGCTTCCCTGGTGTTTTCCCTGGCCCATGTGGGGCTGATGGTGGCCTTTCGCAAAGGCATCTACAGCCTGGCTGGGGGCCATTACGATTTCGGCGACTGGCCAAGGGAGCTGCTCTACGAATACCGCAAGGACGCCTGGGGTTACCTGTGCTGGTATTTGGCCTACCAGCTGTTTGACGCCATTTACCGGCGCCTCAAGGGGGAAGCGGCGTTGATCGCCGACGCCGCCCCGGAAGACAGGGCAGCGGACGCCCTGCCCCAGCACCTGCTGGTGCGCAAGCTGGACAAGGAATACCTGGTCAAGGTGGCGGATATTCAGTGGATGGAGGCGGCGGGCAATTACGTGAACCTGCACAGCCAGGGCCGTATTTACCCCCTAAGGGCCACCCTGGGCAAGCTGCTGGCGCAGCTGGCGCCGGCCGGGTTCAGCCGGGTGCATCGCAGTTTCGCGGTCAACCACAAGGCCATAGACCATATTCGTTACCAGCCCAGTGGTGATGGGGAGATCACCTTGAAGGGGGGCCAGGTGCTGAACCTGTCGCGCCGCTACAAGGACGACTTCAAGGCCAGCCTGGGTCAGGCTTAA
- a CDS encoding phospholipase D family protein encodes MSSLRWWLTSLSLLVAGAATRVPRFAREPSTRLPPRDDLPWRGRLGQGLRLLDDNKEALAVRLALIEAAQVSIDAQYYQWRVDTSGKLLLAALLDAAERGVRVRLLIDDIHTDDDPLIARLNIHPNVNIRLFNPFGSRVLTPITRPLEWLWDFSRANHRMHNKALVIDGEVVVLGGRNVGDEYFGLHPRRNFLDMDVLAVGAVAVEVGDAFDLFYNAQWAVPVSRLITLKPLKIEARLAFKKLHAFWDKPHCQALLQSLPKRVLDKPLLPGQAQVLFDQPSKIHPLRRNRRRAGSRTAVALARLARATRHQLLVVSPYLVPSNEIIALMGVLAGSGVRNQVLTNSLAANDVVVAHTGYSAQREAMLSAGINLYELAPDALLPGGQEPGSQSGLHAKLIAYDRRQLYVGTFNLDPRSIFINTEMGLLLDSPALVAQLEGHLAPYLGSQSWQPQFSGSSLLWRRCRDGELWTQSVEPQASLWRRFWARVLAWLPVRSQL; translated from the coding sequence GCTGTTGGACGACAACAAAGAGGCCCTGGCGGTGCGCCTGGCGTTGATCGAAGCGGCCCAGGTCAGCATCGACGCCCAGTATTACCAGTGGCGGGTGGACACCTCCGGCAAACTGCTGCTGGCGGCCCTGTTGGACGCTGCCGAGCGCGGGGTCAGGGTCAGGCTGTTGATTGACGACATCCATACCGACGATGACCCCCTGATCGCCCGGCTCAACATCCACCCCAACGTCAACATCCGCCTGTTCAACCCTTTCGGCAGCCGGGTGCTGACCCCCATCACCCGGCCCCTGGAATGGCTCTGGGATTTTTCCCGGGCCAACCACCGCATGCACAACAAGGCCCTGGTGATCGACGGGGAAGTGGTGGTGCTGGGGGGGCGCAATGTGGGGGACGAGTACTTCGGCCTGCACCCCAGGCGCAACTTTCTGGACATGGACGTGTTGGCGGTGGGAGCCGTGGCCGTGGAGGTGGGAGACGCCTTCGATCTCTTCTACAACGCCCAATGGGCGGTACCCGTGTCCCGGCTTATTACCCTAAAACCCCTGAAGATAGAGGCGCGCCTGGCCTTTAAGAAGCTGCACGCCTTTTGGGACAAGCCCCATTGCCAGGCCCTGCTGCAAAGCCTGCCCAAAAGGGTGTTGGACAAACCCCTGCTGCCCGGCCAGGCCCAGGTGCTGTTCGACCAGCCGTCGAAAATACACCCTTTGCGCCGCAACCGGCGCCGGGCCGGCTCCCGCACCGCCGTGGCCCTTGCCAGGCTGGCCAGGGCCACCCGCCACCAGCTGCTGGTGGTCAGCCCCTACCTGGTGCCGTCCAACGAGATCATCGCCCTGATGGGGGTGCTGGCCGGTTCAGGGGTACGCAACCAGGTGCTGACCAACAGCCTGGCCGCCAACGATGTGGTGGTGGCCCACACCGGCTACAGCGCCCAGCGCGAAGCCATGCTCAGCGCCGGCATCAACCTCTATGAACTGGCTCCCGACGCCTTGCTGCCGGGGGGGCAGGAACCGGGCAGCCAGTCGGGACTGCACGCCAAGCTGATCGCCTATGACCGGCGCCAGCTCTATGTGGGCACCTTCAACCTGGACCCCCGCTCCATCTTCATCAACACCGAGATGGGGCTGCTGCTGGACAGCCCGGCCCTGGTGGCGCAGTTGGAAGGTCACCTGGCGCCCTATCTGGGGTCCCAGAGCTGGCAGCCGCAGTTTAGCGGCTCCAGCCTGTTGTGGCGGCGTTGCCGGGACGGCGAACTCTGGACCCAGTCGGTGGAACCCCAGGCCAGCCTTTGGCGCCGTTTTTGGGCTCGGGTACTGGCCTGGCTGCCGGTGCGCAGTCAGCTTTAA